The following coding sequences are from one uncultured Desulfobacter sp. window:
- a CDS encoding IS3 family transposase — translation MITSEDKRSVLTLISEACQAGAGKSKAAQLLGLTVRTIQRWKKQGTTDHRKGSRAVPANKLSVEEQDNIVNVLKSQEYADFSPNQIVPKLADQGIYMGSESTMYRILRTLKMNEHRQASNPVHRHSPETFTACGPNQIWSWDITYLPSSVKGQFYYLYMVMDLYSRKAVACQVYESESGEFASDLIADACIREKISKKQIILHSDNGSPMKSATMLAKLQDLGVMPSFSRPSVSNDNPFSESLFRTMKYRPNYPEKPFENVIKARDWADNFVTWYNTVHFHSSLNFVTPDDRHRGKDVQILEDRHKVYMEARLKNPERWSKGTRAWKPITEVSLKKFKRLKPETAAGKRLA, via the coding sequence TTGATAACCTCTGAGGATAAACGGTCCGTGTTAACCTTGATATCTGAGGCCTGCCAAGCCGGCGCCGGTAAAAGTAAGGCGGCACAATTATTGGGATTAACAGTGCGAACGATTCAGCGCTGGAAAAAGCAGGGGACAACAGATCACCGTAAGGGTTCTCGTGCCGTTCCTGCCAATAAGTTGTCGGTTGAAGAGCAAGATAACATTGTCAATGTACTGAAATCTCAGGAATATGCAGATTTCAGCCCCAATCAAATCGTTCCAAAGCTTGCTGATCAGGGTATCTATATGGGATCTGAGTCTACAATGTATAGAATTTTGAGAACGCTGAAGATGAACGAGCACCGTCAGGCAAGCAATCCAGTGCATAGACATAGCCCGGAAACATTCACGGCATGTGGTCCTAATCAGATATGGTCCTGGGATATTACATATTTGCCTTCATCAGTGAAAGGTCAATTCTATTACCTTTATATGGTGATGGATCTATACAGCCGGAAAGCTGTCGCCTGCCAGGTTTATGAATCGGAGTCCGGAGAATTTGCCTCAGATTTGATAGCAGACGCCTGCATTCGTGAAAAGATATCAAAAAAACAGATTATTTTGCATTCTGATAACGGATCTCCAATGAAATCAGCAACTATGTTGGCCAAGCTGCAAGACTTAGGGGTCATGCCGTCCTTTAGCCGGCCCAGTGTCAGCAATGATAACCCTTTTTCAGAGTCATTGTTCAGAACAATGAAATACAGGCCGAATTATCCGGAAAAGCCATTTGAAAATGTAATTAAAGCAAGAGATTGGGCGGATAATTTTGTCACTTGGTATAATACTGTGCATTTCCATAGCAGTCTCAATTTTGTTACTCCTGATGACAGACACCGCGGAAAAGATGTTCAAATCCTTGAGGATCGACATAAAGTGTATATGGAAGCCCGGTTGAAGAATCCTGAAAGGTGGTCCAAGGGAACAAGAGCCTGGAAGCCAATTACAGAAGTAAGTTTGAAAAAATTCAAGCGGTTAAAGCCTGAAACCGCTGCTGGAAAAAGGCTTGCTTGA
- a CDS encoding ABC transporter permease, with the protein MIWNTFILALRGIRRNVMRSVLTILGIIIGVAAVITLVTIGNGTTAQVTQQIAAMGTNVLLISPGQRHGPGGASGAPSFSVKDVQAMEQQINDLAGVAPAVSASAVAVVGNQNWSTSITGTTNDFFTVRNWTIKAGRTFNENEISAGRTVCVVGDTIRENLFGDTDPVGQKLRLGTVSCQIVGLLEAKGNSSMGRDQDDCVIMPMKAVQRRFTGDKDIPFIQVAVKDGASTTTASSAIQALLRKRRHLSDNEEDNFRIMDTKELATMLTSTTKTMTALLGAVAAVSLLVGGIGIMNIMLVSVTERTREIGIRLAIGAYEHEVMLQFLVEAVVLSSFGGIFGIILALAASFGATKMLAIPFAPDVSIIIIAFFFSAAVGVVFGYFPALKAARMDPIDALRHE; encoded by the coding sequence ATGATCTGGAATACTTTCATACTTGCGTTACGGGGCATCCGGCGCAATGTCATGCGCTCGGTACTCACCATTTTAGGCATCATCATCGGCGTGGCCGCCGTGATCACACTTGTGACCATCGGCAACGGTACCACGGCCCAGGTGACCCAGCAGATTGCGGCCATGGGAACCAATGTGCTGCTCATCAGCCCGGGCCAGCGCCACGGGCCCGGCGGGGCGTCCGGGGCGCCGAGTTTTTCCGTCAAAGATGTCCAGGCTATGGAACAGCAGATCAATGATCTGGCAGGTGTGGCCCCGGCCGTATCCGCATCCGCCGTGGCCGTGGTGGGCAACCAGAACTGGAGCACCAGCATTACCGGCACCACCAACGATTTTTTCACGGTTCGCAACTGGACCATCAAAGCCGGACGGACATTTAACGAAAATGAAATCAGTGCCGGGCGCACAGTTTGTGTGGTGGGCGACACCATCCGGGAAAATCTGTTTGGCGACACCGATCCTGTGGGACAAAAGCTTCGCCTGGGAACGGTTTCCTGTCAGATCGTCGGGCTGCTGGAAGCCAAAGGGAACTCCTCCATGGGCCGGGACCAGGATGATTGCGTCATCATGCCCATGAAAGCCGTCCAGCGCCGTTTTACCGGCGACAAGGACATTCCCTTTATCCAGGTGGCGGTTAAAGACGGCGCATCCACAACCACGGCATCAAGTGCCATCCAGGCACTTCTAAGAAAACGCCGCCATCTCTCCGACAATGAAGAGGACAATTTCAGAATCATGGATACCAAGGAGCTTGCCACCATGCTCACCTCCACCACCAAAACCATGACCGCCCTGCTCGGGGCGGTTGCGGCCGTGAGCCTTCTGGTCGGCGGCATCGGTATCATGAATATCATGCTGGTCTCCGTCACCGAACGCACCCGGGAGATCGGCATCCGCCTGGCCATCGGCGCCTATGAGCATGAAGTGATGCTCCAGTTCCTGGTGGAAGCAGTCGTGCTTTCCTCCTTTGGCGGCATCTTCGGCATTATCCTGGCCCTGGCCGCCTCCTTTGGCGCCACAAAAATGCTGGCCATCCCCTTTGCCCCGGACGTCTCCATCATCATTATCGCCTTTTTCTTTTCCGCCGCAGTGGGTGTAGTATTCGGATACTTCCCGGCCCTTAAAGCCGCCCGCATGGATCCCATCGATGCTTTGCGCCATGAATAA
- a CDS encoding reverse transcriptase N-terminal domain-containing protein: protein MITIDGRKNPGTLWSSINWNQVRQVVNRLQTRIVKAVKAGNKEKVRSLQRLLARSLAGRLLAVKRVSENRGKRTAGVDNKLLDTPAKRWQQACHLNRKNYKSKPLKRLYIPKKNGKKRPLGIPVMHDRAEQALELSGLEPVFECTSDNHSYGFRKKRSVHDAISACFNALRGKGSAQWILEGDIKGCFDHISHDWMIEHIPMNKRKLNQWLKSGYLEKDVFYPTAEGTPQGGIISPTLANMALDGLQELLSARVKQVVAFSIIFSNFAAQPPHDLRRVIGGPFSAMRELC from the coding sequence ATGATTACCATTGACGGCCGGAAGAACCCTGGAACCTTATGGAGTTCCATTAACTGGAATCAAGTAAGGCAAGTTGTAAATCGTTTGCAAACGCGTATCGTGAAAGCAGTAAAAGCCGGCAATAAGGAAAAAGTCAGAAGTTTACAAAGATTGCTGGCCAGGTCACTCGCCGGAAGACTCCTGGCGGTAAAAAGAGTATCCGAAAATCGAGGAAAGAGAACGGCCGGAGTGGACAACAAGTTACTTGATACACCGGCAAAGAGATGGCAACAAGCATGTCATTTAAATAGGAAAAACTACAAATCAAAACCACTGAAACGGCTTTATATCCCCAAAAAGAATGGCAAAAAACGTCCTCTTGGGATTCCAGTGATGCATGATAGAGCTGAGCAGGCTCTGGAACTTTCAGGGCTTGAACCGGTCTTTGAATGTACATCGGATAACCATTCTTACGGATTTAGAAAGAAAAGATCCGTACATGATGCCATCAGCGCTTGCTTCAATGCCCTCAGGGGGAAAGGCAGTGCCCAATGGATACTTGAAGGTGATATAAAAGGATGCTTCGATCACATCAGTCATGATTGGATGATCGAACACATTCCAATGAATAAAAGGAAACTGAATCAGTGGTTAAAATCGGGCTATCTTGAAAAAGATGTGTTCTATCCAACGGCAGAAGGAACTCCACAGGGCGGGATTATTTCACCGACGCTGGCTAATATGGCTCTTGATGGCCTACAGGAGCTTCTATCGGCGCGTGTCAAGCAAGTTGTCGCCTTTTCTATAATATTTTCTAATTTTGCCGCACAACCCCCTCATGACCTCCGACGGGTAATTGGGGGCCCATTCTCAGCCATGAGGGAGTTGTGCTAA
- a CDS encoding transposase, with amino-acid sequence MGHSIQIKEAVLQKVLLGNKPHHEISQEFGVGRSTIGKWLRQYKESGNTALKSKAKRPKDWSSEQRISALIETGTMTSEECVAWCRKKGIFCHHLEQWRKDAVSGMSNTADKRQSEKEKQYKKEISSLRRDLSRKEKALAETAALLVLKKKAQAIWGEPEED; translated from the coding sequence ATGGGACATTCTATCCAAATCAAAGAGGCTGTGTTACAAAAGGTACTACTGGGCAACAAACCCCACCATGAGATATCGCAAGAATTCGGAGTTGGCCGATCAACAATCGGAAAATGGCTAAGACAATATAAAGAAAGCGGCAACACTGCATTGAAATCAAAAGCGAAACGCCCCAAAGACTGGTCTTCTGAGCAAAGAATTTCAGCACTTATAGAAACAGGAACTATGACTTCTGAAGAATGTGTTGCCTGGTGCCGTAAAAAAGGAATTTTTTGCCATCACTTGGAGCAATGGAGAAAAGATGCCGTTTCCGGTATGTCAAACACTGCAGATAAAAGGCAAAGTGAAAAGGAAAAACAATATAAAAAAGAAATATCCTCTTTAAGACGCGACCTTTCCCGTAAAGAAAAAGCACTTGCAGAAACAGCGGCCTTGCTGGTTCTTAAAAAAAAAGCCCAGGCGATCTGGGGGGAGCCAGAGGAAGATTGA